A stretch of the Theileria equi strain WA chromosome 1, complete sequence genome encodes the following:
- a CDS encoding signal peptide-containing protein (encoded by transcript BEWA_027090A) has translation MKILVILCVAYLSGLCSCESLDDIIAKFDGEVAQTKRLLEDAQSSDLPQKLTVSSDPGSVTIPVDVTAEAGGPSGQIPGQQPPGPEPLSIFLLVPTLKMMLVLLVMKKTLFFLVEVQ, from the exons atgaagattcttgtaATACTTTGTGTAGCCTACCTTTCGGGGCTCTGTAGTTGTGAAAGTTTAGATGACATAATTGCCAAATTTGATGGTGAAGTGGCACAGACCAAAAGGCTTCTGGAAGATGCTCAATCTTCTGATCTTCCTCAAAAACTTACTGTCTCATCTGACCCAG GTAGTGTTACTATTCCTGTTGACGTTACAGCTGAAGCTGGAGGCCCTAGTGGTCAAATTCCCGGTCAACAACCTCCTGGTCCAGAACCTCTAAGCATCTTCCTCCTAGTTCCGACGTTAAAGATGATGCTGGTCCTACTAGTAATGAAAAAGActctattcttcctggtaGAAGTACAGTGA
- a CDS encoding hypothetical protein (encoded by transcript BEWA_027100A) has protein sequence MAVRTWWDRKVHHDSNEKKYYYENKNGKIFLELKTLDTIPGYRTITHYKKDGKITEIKKDGKILEGFGNLSASRITAYYWTGDYLYKTPPIIQLNDDYDFYVFEKDNKWKKDDSILYANLRETLERQNCKRNKAHHVNMKRKKFPKKYKCLTKGCGVEIEEIFTPYQDYAQSLHKISDGSLTRFNESIFEQYGLPSFESVKEVYVFFYPKGSGTPFLMYFKDLEKWYRRNDNDLTKWYEMMDDYKPKGDGKDKEILKSFFAKYIPRITIDADYYNEGEKTYKADSHTITVTKKTIGKDFYQFTHSGGDNKPFLIKDVLKNGKEQGVKLDDTLTSLSFFYLGEDPKGKDYLLAETLKHRSSSRYIYYSSLIPPKFPYAVAIKSVTRPQDSEIISKLKQAIEETEKTKFSEQDIAETVTTSVKATLWTMFGSALGYGGWKTFIALLPLL, from the coding sequence ATGGCTGTACGGACGTGGTGGGATCGTAAAGTCCACCACGACTCTAATGAAAAAAAATATTATTATGAGAATAAGAACGGTAAGATTTTCCTTGAACTCAAAACTCTTGATACCATTCCCGGCTACAGAACAATCACTCATTATAAAAAAGACGGCAAAATAACCGAGATTAAGAAAGATGGGAAGATTCTAGAGGGTTTTGGTAATTTAAGTGCGAGCAGAATCACAGCTTACTACTGGACGGGTGATTATCTTTACAAAACTCCGCCAATTATCCAACTGAACGATGACTATGACTTTTACGTTTTTGAGAAAGATaacaaatggaaaaaagaTGATAGCATACTTTATGCCAATTTAAGAGAGACTTTGGAGAGGCAAAACTGTAAGAGGAATAAAGCTCATCATGTTaatatgaaaaggaagaaatttccaaaaaaaTACAAGTGCTTAACTAAAGGTTGTGGTGTAGAGATTGAGGAAATATTCACACCCTATCAGGATTACGCTCAATCTTTACATAAGATTTCCGATGGCTCGCTGACTAGATTTAATGAGAGTATTTTCGAGCAATATGGACTTCCATCCTTTGAGAGTGTCAAGGAGGTTTATGTATTCTTTTATCCTAAGGGCAGTGGAACTCCTTTTTTGATGTACTTTAAGGATTTGGAGAAATGGTATAGAAGAAATGATAACGATTTGACAAAGTGGTATGAAATGATGGATGATTATAAACCTAAAGGTGATGGAAAGGATAAGGAAATACTGAAAAGCTTTTTCGCAAAATATATCCCAAGAATTACAATTGACGCAGATTACTATAACGAGGGTGAGAAGACATATAAAGCGGACAGTCATACTATTACTGTAACAAAAAAGACAATTGGAAAAGACTTTTACCAGTTTACTCATTCTGGAGGGGACAATAAACCATTTCTAATAAAAGATGTTCTTAAGAATGGGAAGGAGCAAGGTGTAAAATTGGATGATACTCTCACCAGTTTGTCATTTTTCTATCTTGGGGAAGATCCAAAGGGTAAGGATTACCTTCTAGCTGAGACACTTAAGCACAGAAGCAGCAGTAGGTACATATACTACTCGAGTCTAATTCCCCCAAAATTCCCGTATGCTGTAGCCATTAAATCAGTTACCAGACCACAAGATAGTGAGATTATTTCGAAACTCAAACAAGCAATTGAAGAAACTGAGAAAACAAAGTTCAGCGAGCAGGATATTGCTGAAACGGTAACAACATCAGTAAAAGCTACTCTTTGGACTATGTTTGGAAGTGCTTTAGGATACGGTGGTTGGAAAACGTTTATTGCATTATTGCCACTTTtataa
- a CDS encoding hypothetical protein (encoded by transcript BEWA_027110A) yields the protein MVNTAQKTAKEGTAKERATVDVEEENAIPKPAKKPTANAVKRGKGKWPTDQYYLKRI from the exons atggtaaatactgcacaAAAAACTGCAAAGGAGGGAACTGCCAAGGAACGTGCAACTGTGGATGTGGAGGAGGAAAATGCGATCCCAAAGCCTGCAAAAAAGCCGACTGccaatgctgtaaagagagGGAAG GGTAAATGGCCTACTGACCAGTACTATCTGAAAAGAATCTAG
- a CDS encoding hypothetical protein (encoded by transcript BEWA_027120A) — MARNSEKANAMLNKWLRIKSGLELQEKNVSRRPRHTSEVEDLKEAQHWRNLIVKDIMLSISRIQNASLGEHAIRDLNDEINRLIGLRKRWDERIIELGGPDYRPLSASIENAHGAELKVGGSGYKYFGAARNLPGVRELFEKEEQTVDTRDHLQFQTRAELYRMINPDYYGFRDEDDGQLLKAEQEKELEIHARESAKYPNFQEEEFERLKWFAQAESTSCENL, encoded by the coding sequence ATGGCGAGAAACTCGGAAAAGGCCAATGCCATGCTCAACAAATGGCTGAGGATAAAGAGCGGCCTCGAACTCCAGGAGAAGAACGTATCACGTCGTCCGAGGCACACATCGGAAGTTGAGGATTTAAAAGAGGCTCAGCACTGGAGGAACCTCATAGTAAAGGACATTATGCTCTCGATATCGAGGATACAAAACGCCAGTCTTGGAGAACACGCAATCAGAGACTTAAACGACGAAATCAACCGTCTGATCGGCCTGAGGAAGCGCTGGGACGAGAGGATAATAGAGCTGGGCGGACCAGACTACAGGCCACTCTCAGCCTCCATTGAAAATGCGCACGGAGCGGAGCTCAAGGTCGGAGGAAGCGGTTACAAGTACTTTGGAGCCGCCAGGAACCTACCAGGCGTCAGAGAACTTTTCGAAAAGGAAGAGCAGACCGTCGACACAAGAGATCATCTGCAGTTTCAGACCAGAGCAGAACTTTACAGAATGATTAATCCAGATTATTATGGATTTagagatgaagatgatggacAACTACTCAAAGCGGAGCAGGAGAAGGAGCTGGAAATACATGCACGGGAATCCGCCAAGTACccaaattttcaagaggaagaatttGAAAGATTAAAGTGGTTCGCTCAGGCAGAGAGTACAAGCTGTGAAAATCTTTAA
- a CDS encoding hypothetical protein (encoded by transcript BEWA_027130A): MDRILGIFRKKKQPLEEPEGSHPDATFCPMLTNSDNQMPYLPNKPIGKAGISLETDRKTSSIPRAGYDENWVYPSPMQFYNALVLKNKSNGDANYMKEAVHAHNEVNEQSWQKVLEWEVMHKKTCPKPELRRFVGRYNAANPKSIFKRLFTRLAILAHPHLRLIPLSDIPPIKNLQIRKALR, from the exons ATGGACAGAATCCTCGGCATTTTCCGAAAGAAGAAGCAACCCTTGGAAGAGCCTGAAGGTTCACATCCAGACGCGACCTTTTGTCCCATGCTGACCAACAGCGATAATCAGATGCCATACCTGCCAAACAAACCCATAGGAAAGGCCGGAATATCGCTAGAAACCGACAGGAAGACCTCGTCAATACCAAGGGCTGGCTACGATGAAA ATTGGGTTTATCCGTCACCGATGCAATTCTACAATGCGCTTGTGCTAAAGAACAAGAGTAATGGAGATGCCAATTACATGAAGGAAGCGGTCCACGCTCACAATGAAGTAAATGAGCAATCATGGCAAAAGGTTTTGGAATGGGAAGTCATGCACAAGAAAACATGCCCTAAACCTGAGCTACGCCGATTTGTCGGCAGATATAATGCAGCAAATCCAAAGTCAATTTTCAAGCGGCTATTCACAAGGTTAGCTATTCTTGCTCATCCACATTTACGACTCATTCCTCTTTCGGATATTCCACCCATTaaaaatttgcagattCGAAAAGCCCTTCGATAG
- a CDS encoding hypothetical protein (encoded by transcript BEWA_027140A) translates to MNPNCILGMQAVLITASYCEQEFIRIGYYTNNTYDDETLRENPPDEPNFDKMVRCIIDQPRVTRFPIRWDSDDLVDDEGNNLSCLINDAESTDEEDESRHSEDDEDEKKDEGDEKSESSATVNVTQGPSGNVASASCSIEGTCQLQKPSESDIELPKIPDEEKTAEKDGIKDHTQIEPVENDESNKRKLDDSEISTKYESCSTENVKRVIDSDKFATMATCTSISDVTTLL, encoded by the coding sequence ATGAACCCAAACTGCATTTTGGGAATGCAAGCTGTGCTAATAACCGCAAGTTACTGCGAACAAGAATTTATCAGAATCGGTTACTACACCAACAACACCTATGACGATGAGACTCTCAGAGAAAACCCGCCAGATGAACCAAATTTCGACAAAATGGTGCGATGTATAATAGACCAACCAAGAGTAACCCGCTTCCCAATACGCTGGGATTCTGATGATCTCGTTGATGATGAGGGAAATAATCTCAGTTGTCTAATAAACGATGCTGAATCTACTGATGAAGAGGACGAGTCAAGACATAGtgaggatgatgaagatgaaaagaaggatgaagGAGACGAAAAAAGTGAATCTAGCGCTACTGTGAATGTAACTCAAGGTCCTAGTGGAAATGTTGCCAGCGCCAGTTGCAGTATAGAGGGCACTTGTCAACTCCAAAAACCAAGTGAGAGCGATATAGAACTTCCAAAGATCCCCGATGAGGAGAAAACAGctgaaaaggatggaatCAAGGATCATACGCAAATAGAACCAGTGGAGAACGATGAAAGTAACAAGCGAAAGTTAGATGATTCAGAAATTTCTACAAAGTACGAATCTTGTTCTACGGAAAATGTTAAAAGAGTAATTGACAGTGATAAATTTGCCACAATGGCTACGTGCACATCAATATCTGATGTAACTACTCTACTTTAG
- a CDS encoding hypothetical protein (encoded by transcript BEWA_027150A), whose amino-acid sequence MSSIDIRNKCPKENEKGQCKDDRVIHAEKGNLPGPAANYGYVTHSIPSGEGIRELTYGVQSLKIDNDKGETTAFSAKYPNLKEVTTYYYTKDTYNKNEIDVPLALRVSNKGEAHYLYLNIGEDHTKWRQVPLIDGLKIPTGGNTNEELTSRLNNQACKLHNLDSVNIYEKIPYKCPCGKTNVTVSPETITDFSGYTKYKHSYDTNANSVRYQSTVLKLKDEGAEDEIPLGTEQIRELFVYYWNADKGRNHRKPLLMEVDVGGTKVPLGNDGNKDNKRWTMIAPEDGDVELKGEELPLKLQEHKCKLFRPVEIDVTMKNHYKNDYCKKDAGKNDECTHTIQVTGYNGHVPTGYGAFRHTYKNDRETKTFTITGFKNGDRLDEKKPPIFDVKEVIVFFSSSCGDTNTPLLVYVSSSGGKDHKWYKNVGTKTEDKWTVESQLGGKDPQEAAKEGLGLWCPGEVIPQQPLPPAPLEPPSTANKCSEVDAIVDPIEKLFNEVTGTLVDLGYVAATEVGLSVTEELLEWNSEIGLDASTLVLNMAGEALGLASTVLASGAKGNSEKGGTNLSVPEHQVGQDSKTGTTDEAPKNPGTKEPVSAPIVPKALPEVADDNQRSVDNGTGFVPQITRQFNQSSTSFSNLCGSPSVRLDIPPTAPEAPKDIKRNTDGTSPQAGASTDVNPPAKPDPIKASHEAFPYQHLDISYNKDANRGGYPQPTGTGRLGHGATNRNSEVENMSVVKALDGRTDALQFNTGDGVYRLLSLNESGTAAEDLGSEVQGAIPGGLGLGGPTALPLAQYPSPISTTESPAWSSKELKAGAIPGFGGVRGPNGQDSGPVATSDSSEASGRAGAGQATTQDAAHTRGGGVQGSGENTPKDTTGSDYSQSQKTDVPLPNGHQQQSTVSS is encoded by the coding sequence GAGAAGGAATAAGAGAACTAACATATGGCGTTCAGTCTCTTAAAATAGATAATGATAAAGGGGAAACTACTGCATTCTCCGCAAAGTATCCTAATCTCAAAGAAGTTACAACATATTACTATACAAAAGATACATATAACAAGAATGAAATAGATGTCCCCCTTGCCCTCAGGGTTAGTAATAAAGGAGAAGCCCATTACTTGTATCTAAACATAGGTGAAGACCATACAAAATGGAGACAGGTTCCTCTGATTGATGGCCTTAAAATTCCTACAGGTGGTAATACAAACGAAGAACTAACTAGTAGGTTAAATAATCAAGCATGTAAACTCCATAACCTTGACTCTGTAAACATTTATGAGAAAATCCCCTATAAATGTCCATGTGGTAAGACCAATGTCACAGTTAGTCCTGAGACGATAACTGATTTTTCCGGATATACCAAGTACAAGCATTCATATGATACTAATGCAAACTCTGTTAGATACCAAAGTACTGTTCTTAAGTTGAAAGATGAAGGTGCTGAGGATGAAATTCCACTTGGAACTGAACAAATTCGTGAACTCTTcgtctactactggaatgcaGACAAAGGTAGGAATCATAGGAAACCCCTGCTCATGGAAGTAGATGTTGGAGGTACGAAAGTTCCTTTGGGAAACGATGGAAATAAAGATAACAAGCGATGGACTATGATAGCGCCTGAAGATGGTGATGTTGAACTCAAAGGTGAGGAACTTCCGCTAAAACTTCAAGAGCacaagtgcaaacttttcagaCCAGTAGAGATAGATGTCACCATGAAAAATCATTACAAAAATGATTACTGTAAAAAGGATGCGGGAAAGAATGATGAATGTACTCATACTATACAAGTTACTGGTTACAATGGTCATGTACCAACCGGATACGGAGCCTTTAGGCACACCTATAAGAATGATAGAGAGACCAAGacatttaccatcactggtttcaaaaatggagatagGCTGGACGAGAAAAAACCTCCAATATTTGATGTTAAGGAAGTGATAGTCTttttttcctcttcatgTGGTGATACCAACACACCTCTTCTGGTATATGTTAGCAGTAGTGGCGGAAAAGATCATAagtggtacaagaatgttGGTACAAAGACTGAGGACAAATGGACAGTGGAGAGTCAACTGGGAGGTAAGGATCCACAGGAAGCTGCTAAGGAGGGGCTAGGACTTTGGTGTCCAGGAGAAGTGATACCTCAACAACCTCTCCCTCCTGCACCTTTGGAACCCCCTTCAACTGCAAATAAATGTAGCGAAGTTGATGCTATAGTAGACCCTATTGAAAAACTATTTAATGAGGTAACTGGCACATTGGTAGACCTTGGATATGTTGCAGCTACTGAAGTTGGACTAAGTGTTACGGAGGAACTTCTtgaatggaatagtgaAATTGGGCTGGATGCATCAACTTTAGTTCTTAACATGGCCGGGGAAGCTCTTGGGCTAGCTAGTACCGTTCTTGCTAGTGGAGCTAAAGGAAACTCTGAAAAAGGTGGCACAAATCTCTCTGTTCCAGAACATCAAGTTGGTCAAGATTCTAAAACTGGTACTACTGATGAAGCTCCTAAGAATCCAGGTACTAAAGAACCTGTTTCTGCTCCTATTGTTCCTAAAGCTCTACCTGAAGTTGCCGATGACAATCAACGTAGTGTAGATAATGGAACAGGGTTTGTACCTCAAATTACTCGTCAATTTAACCAATCTAGTACTAGTTTTTCTAATCTATGTGGATCTCCTTCTGTCAGACTTGACATTCCTCCTACCGCTCCTGAAGCACCAAAGGATATTAAACGAAATACTGATGGCACATCTCCCCAAGCTGGTGCTAGTACTGATGTTAATCCTCCCGCTAAACCTGATCCTATTAAGGCTTCTCATGAAGCTTTTCCTTACCAACATCTTGATATCTCATATAACAAAGATGCCAATAGGGGTGGATATCCTCAACCTACTGGAACTGGAAGACTGGGCCATGGCGCTACTAATCGGAATAGTGAAGTTGAAAATATGTCCGTAGTAAAAGCTCTTGATGGCAGAACTGACGCACTACAATTTAATACTGGCGATGGAGTTTATCGTCTTCTATCTCTTAATGAATCTGGAACTGCAGCAGAAGATCTAGGCTCAGAAGTACAAGGAGCAATACCAGGAGGTCTAGGCCTAGGAGGACCAACAGCACTACCACTGGCACAATATCCATCACCAATATCAACAACAGAATCACCAGCATGGTCATCTAAAGAACTTAAAGCTGGTGCTATTCCTGGATTTGGAGGAGTTAGAGGACCTAATGGTCAAGATTCTGGACCTGTTGCTACTTCTGATTCTAGTGAAGCTAGTGGTAGAGCTGGTGCTGGTCAAGCTACTACTCAAGATGCTGCTCATACTAGAGGTGGTGGAGTACAAGGCTCTGGAGAAAATACTCCTAAAGATACTACTGGCTCTGACTATTCTCAATCGCAAAAGACTGATGTTCCGCTTCCTAATGGGCATCAGCAACAATCTACTGTCTCATCCTGA